The sequence below is a genomic window from Arthrobacter sp. U41.
ATCGCCGAAGTCGCGATGGCCGCCGATGCCGGAGGGGCGAGGCAGGTCAAGGCATGCAGCACCACGTCCTCAACCGCGGCCAGGGGCAGCACTGGATGGCCCTCGAATCGGACCGTCCGGTGCCGGATGAAGCCGCTTCCGCGCCCGTGGTTGCAGGCCAGATGGTGCTGCGCCGGAGGGTCCCGAAGCCACAGCCCGTAATGCCCGGCCGCGCTGGCGCACGTGACGCGGGCGTTGTGGCGGATTGCAGCCTCAAGATCGGGGCGGCACTCCGGAAGGGCGAAGACACCGCGCCGCACTTGCCGGATGCCGGCGTCCGCCAACCGGGCAATGTCGGTCCGGGAAAAGCCTGCGGCCAACAATTGTCCGGTCCGGGCTACTCCGCCCAGCTGGGCCAGGTAATTAATCGGGTCCATCAAGTCAGTTGACATCCGAAGCCGTGCTGGTGAAACGGGGCGGGTGGCCCATGTGGAAAGCATTCCGGGGGATTGTTTCTGGACTCTGCCAGCGCTCCTGCCCAGTTACCCGCCACGGCACCGGACCCGGCCTGCCGCAGAGCCCCGGTTTTCCGCGGTTCTGCGGGTGCACCGGCCGGCTTGGTGGGGAAGTAACTGGGCTGGAACGTCCGGACCTGCCGCGCCCGTCGGGATCAGGTAAACATTTGATGCACAAGGGACAACTTCAAGTGTATGATGACTGTCACACCCGTCGGTCAATCCTCGAAGGAGAGCTTTCTTTTGGAAGAGCTGCGCATCGAGGCCAATGGCAACCTTGGCCCCATCGATTCATCCCGCATTCCGCGCTACGCGGGAGCCGCCACCTATGCGCGCCTGCCGCGGCTGGACCAGGTCGCCAAGGCCGACGTCACGGTTGTCGGCGTCCCCTTCGACTCGGGCGTCTCGTACCGCCCCGGCGCCCGCTTCGGGTCCAACCACATCCGCGAAGCCAGCAGGCTGCTGCGCCCGTACAACCCGGCGTGGGACGTCAGCCCCTTCGAGAACATCCAGGTTGCCGACGCCGGCGACATGGCGGTCAACCCCTTCAACATCCATGAAGCGATCGAGGCCATCCAGCAGAACGCGCTGGACCTGACCGCCTCCGGCAGCAAGCTGCTGACCCTCGGCGGGGACCACACCATCGCGCTGCCGCTGCTCCGCGCCGCCGCCGAACGCGCCGGCGGGCCCGTCGCCCTGCTGCATTTCGACGCGCACCTGGACACCTGGGACACCTACTTCGGCGCCGAATACACCCACGGCACGCCCTTCCGCCGCGCCGTCGAGGAAGGCATCCTGGATACCGAGGCCATCAGCCACATCGGTACCCGCGGCCCGCTGTACGGCAAGAAGGACCTGGACGACGACCACCGGTTTGGCTTCGGCATCGTGACCTCCGCCGACGTCTACTACCAGGGTGTGCTGGAAACCGTCGCCAAGGTGCGCGACCGGATCGGCAACCGCCCGCTCTACATCTCGGTGGACATCGACGTGCTGGACCCCGCCCACGCGCCCGGCACGGGAACGCCGGAAGCGGGCGGCATCACCAGCCGCGAACTGCTGGAAATCATCCGCGGCCTGCGCGGCATGAACCTGGTCGGGGCCGACGTCGTCGAGGTTGCCCCCGCGTACGACCACGCGGACATCACCGGTGTGGCCGCCAGCCACGTGGCCTTTGAACTGGTCACCCTGATGGCGGACCGTGCGGTTGAAGGCGACCGCTTCGGCGCGGCCAGCGGTTACGCTGCCCAGGCCCTCGGGCAGGAACCCCGCCGCCCGGCCGGCTTCGCGGCCCCGGCCGCCGGACGCGTCGAGAGCGGAGTCTCCCAGTGACCGGCGTGCGCAACGGCGGCGACCTCGTCGTAGAGACCCTCGAAGCGCTCGGCGCCAAAACCGTCTTCGGCATCCCCGGCCAGCATGCCCTGGGTCTCTTCGACGCGATGGGCCGCGGAAACCTGCACTTCGTCTCCTCCCGCGTGGAGAACAACTCGGCCTTCGCCGCGGACGGATACTCCCGCGCCACCGGCGAAGTCGGTGTCCTCTTCCTTTCCACCGGCCCCGGCGCACTGACCTCCCTGGCGGGGCTGCAGGAGGCCTACGCCACTGGCGTCCCCATGGTGGTCGTCGCGAGCCAGATCCCGCTGGAAGGACTGGGAGCCCGCCGCAAAGGCATGCTGCACCAGCTCGATGACCAGAAAGCCTCGGCCGCGAACGTCACCAAGAGCCAGCGGCTGATCCAGCACGCCTCCGGCATCCCCTCCGCCATCCAGGACGCCTGGACCGAGGCGATCTCCTCGCCGCAGGGCCCCGTCTGGCTGGAAATCCCGCAGAACGTCCTGCTGGATCCCATCATGGTGCCCCCGGTGGAGGACGCCCTCGCCGAGGCGGCAGACAACCCGCCCCGAGTGGAACTCATCCGCGAGGCCGTGAAATGGCTCTCGACCGCGGAACGTCCCGCCATCATCGCCGGCGGCGGCACCCGCCGCGGCCGGGCCGAGAAATCGCTGCGCTCCATTGCGGAGAAACTGCGGGCCCCGGTCATCTGCACCCCCGGCGGCAACGGTGCGTTCCCCTGGAACCACGAGCTCTCCCTGCAGTCCTGGATCGAGGACGAGTACATGACGGAGCTGCTCGAGGACGCCGACGTGCTGATCGTCGTCGGCTCCTCGCTTGGCGAAGTCACGTCCAACTACTTCACCTTCGCGCCGCGCGGCAGGATCATCCAGATCGATGCCGAACCGCGCGTGCTGGAATCCAACCGCCCCGGCCTCGGCATCCGGGCCGACGCCGGCCAGGCGCTCGCGGCCCTCGACGCGGCCCTCGACGCCGCCCTGGCGGAGCCGCGCCAAGGGCACGCGGACTGGCACGGCGCCCCGCCCGAAACTCTGGTCAAGGAAACCCTGGCCAAGGTCAAGGCCCGGCTGGAATCGCAGGACCTCGGCAAGGAACTGAAGTTCATGGCGGACATCAGGGAAGCCGTTCCCTCCGCCATGCAGACCTTCTGGGACATGACCATTTCGGCCTACTGGGCCTGGAGCTGCTGGGACGCCCGCGAGGGCCAGTTCCACTCCGCCCAGGGTGCCGGCGGACTCGGCTTCGGCTTCCCCGCGGCGATTGGCGGCGCCGTCGGCCTCGAAACCACCGGCAAGCCCGGCAGTTCAGCCCGGGTGCTGGCCGTCTCCGGCGACGGCTCGGCGATGTACTCCATCTCCGAGCTGGCCACGGCCAGGCAGCATAATGTCCCCGTCACCTGGCTGATTGTCGACGACGGCGGCTACGGCATCCTGCGCGAATACATGGTCGGGGCGTTCGGCAAGGCCACGGCCACCGAGCTCGCCCGTCCTGATTTCGTCAAGCTGGCCGAGGCCTTCGGGGTACCGGCCGTCCGGGTTGCGCCCGAAGACGTCGGGGACGCGCTTAGGGCTGGTTTCGCCGCAGACGGGCCGAACGTCGTCGTCGTCGAAACTCTGCTCCGGATGTTCGCCCCCACCCACGTGGAGGTCTGAGCCCCACGCTCCCCGCCTCTTCGAGGACAAGCAAGCGCGGGCCGGCAGCACTGCTGCCGGCCCGCGCCGGCTTTTAAGCGCACGATATGAGTTAGTTTCCCAAAGTAACTAAAATCCTGATATATTGTTGCCCCAGGCAAGCAAAGGGGGCCGTTATGGCCGTTGCGCCGGACACCGCAGCCAGACTCGTCCATCAGATCTTCGACCTGCAGCGCGCCGTACGATGCGTCGCCGCGGTCAAACTGCGCGGGGAGGACACCGGTGTGGCGCTCCAGGGCGTACTGCGCTTCGTGGGGGAGGGGGAAACCCGCGCCACCCGGTTTGCCGAGCGGCTTGGCGTCAGCGCGCCGGTCCTCAGCCGGCACATCGCCGAGCTGGAGGAACAGGGCCACGTGGTCCGCCGGCCCGACCCGCTGGACGGGCGGGCGCAGCTGGTCGCGCTCTCCGTATCAGGAGTCGCGAAACTCCGCTCCATTGAGGACCAGCTCGCCGCCGCCCTCCTTGGCTTCCTGCAGGACTGGAGTGAGCAGGACATCGAAGAGACAACGAAAACCTTGCAGAAACTTGCTGAGTCCCTCAGGACGGCAGCCCGGGCAACGACGGCCGGTTCCATCAATACGACCGACATTGTTTAAGGAGCGCCCCCATGGCCGCAACCGCAGAAATGCCCCCGGCACCAACGGTGGTGATGACGCACCGCCAGATCATGGAAGCCCTCACCGGACTGCTGGCCGCGTTCTTCACCGCGATCATCAGCAGCACGATCGTTGCGAACGCACTTCCCACGATCATGTCCGAGCTCAACGGCACCCAGACGGACTTCGCCTGGGTCATCACCGCTGCCCTGCTGGCCAACGCCGCAACCACCCCCATCTGGGGCAAGCTCGCCGACCTCTTCGATAAAAAGGTCCTGGTCCAGCTCAGCATTGTGATCTTCGTGGCCGGGTCCGTCATGGCCGGCCTGTCAGGGACGATCCCGCTGCTGCTGACCGCCCGCGTCATCCAGGGCGTCGCCATGGGCGGGCTCACCGCAATGGCGATGGCCATCATCGGCTCCATCATCCCGCCGCGGGACCGCGGCAAGTACTCGGGTTACATGGGCGCCGTGATGGCCGTGGGCACCGCCGGCGGCCCGCTGCTCGGCGGCTTCATCGTGGACAGCCCGCTGGGCTGGCGCTGGACGTTCTTCGTCTGCGTTCCGCTGGCCATTGTTGCGCTGATCCTGCTGCAGATCACCCTGAAACTGCCGCACGTCAGGCGCCCCGCCAGGATCGACTGGCTTGGTTCCATCCTGCTGACCTCCGGCGTGAGCCTGCTGCTGATCTGGGTGTCATTCGCCGGCAACCCGGACTACTACGACTGGTGGTCCTGGCAGACCGGAGCCATGGTGGGCGGGGGCCTTGCGCTGCTGGCGCTGCTGGTCCTGGTCGAATCCAGGGTCCCGCAGCCGATCATCCCGCTGAAAATCATTTCGCAGCGCACCACCGCTCTCGCCATCCTCGCCTCGATCGCCGTCGGCGTCGGGATGTTTGGCTCCTCCACCTTCCTGGGCCAGTATTTCCAGGTGGCCCGCGGCGCATCACCCACCGAGGCCGGACTCCTGACCCTGCCGATGATCGCCGGCAACCTGATCGGCTCCGTGGCCTCGGGACAGCTGATCAGCCGCACCGGAAAATGGAAGCGCTACCTGGTCGCGGGCTCGCTCCTGCTGATTGCCGGCCTCGGACTGACCGGCACCATCGATCACACCACCGAGCTCTGGCTGACCAGCGTTTACACCGCAATCCTCGGCCTCGGGCTGGGCCTGCTGATGCAGAACCTCGTGCTGGCCGTGCAGAACACCGTTCGGGCCGGCGACATCGGAACCGCCAGCGCCTCGGTGGCGTTCTTCCGCTCGGTCGGCGGCGCCATCGGAGTCTCCGTGCTCG
It includes:
- a CDS encoding type IV toxin-antitoxin system AbiEi family antitoxin domain-containing protein encodes the protein MSTDLMDPINYLAQLGGVARTGQLLAAGFSRTDIARLADAGIRQVRRGVFALPECRPDLEAAIRHNARVTCASAAGHYGLWLRDPPAQHHLACNHGRGSGFIRHRTVRFEGHPVLPLAAVEDVVLHALTCLAPPASAAIATSAMRLHGVPLELLKAQLTADRSGQVRKALDQLDLRAESIVEVDAQHLFTTNGIGYDAQVYLPGIGRVDFLIEGYLIVEVDGFAYHSSREALRRDLGRNNASTLSGFAVLRYMPEHIWFEPERVVAEIRAVLGRPRPAP
- the speB gene encoding agmatinase codes for the protein MEELRIEANGNLGPIDSSRIPRYAGAATYARLPRLDQVAKADVTVVGVPFDSGVSYRPGARFGSNHIREASRLLRPYNPAWDVSPFENIQVADAGDMAVNPFNIHEAIEAIQQNALDLTASGSKLLTLGGDHTIALPLLRAAAERAGGPVALLHFDAHLDTWDTYFGAEYTHGTPFRRAVEEGILDTEAISHIGTRGPLYGKKDLDDDHRFGFGIVTSADVYYQGVLETVAKVRDRIGNRPLYISVDIDVLDPAHAPGTGTPEAGGITSRELLEIIRGLRGMNLVGADVVEVAPAYDHADITGVAASHVAFELVTLMADRAVEGDRFGAASGYAAQALGQEPRRPAGFAAPAAGRVESGVSQ
- a CDS encoding thiamine pyrophosphate-binding protein; the protein is MTGVRNGGDLVVETLEALGAKTVFGIPGQHALGLFDAMGRGNLHFVSSRVENNSAFAADGYSRATGEVGVLFLSTGPGALTSLAGLQEAYATGVPMVVVASQIPLEGLGARRKGMLHQLDDQKASAANVTKSQRLIQHASGIPSAIQDAWTEAISSPQGPVWLEIPQNVLLDPIMVPPVEDALAEAADNPPRVELIREAVKWLSTAERPAIIAGGGTRRGRAEKSLRSIAEKLRAPVICTPGGNGAFPWNHELSLQSWIEDEYMTELLEDADVLIVVGSSLGEVTSNYFTFAPRGRIIQIDAEPRVLESNRPGLGIRADAGQALAALDAALDAALAEPRQGHADWHGAPPETLVKETLAKVKARLESQDLGKELKFMADIREAVPSAMQTFWDMTISAYWAWSCWDAREGQFHSAQGAGGLGFGFPAAIGGAVGLETTGKPGSSARVLAVSGDGSAMYSISELATARQHNVPVTWLIVDDGGYGILREYMVGAFGKATATELARPDFVKLAEAFGVPAVRVAPEDVGDALRAGFAADGPNVVVVETLLRMFAPTHVEV
- a CDS encoding MarR family winged helix-turn-helix transcriptional regulator produces the protein MAVAPDTAARLVHQIFDLQRAVRCVAAVKLRGEDTGVALQGVLRFVGEGETRATRFAERLGVSAPVLSRHIAELEEQGHVVRRPDPLDGRAQLVALSVSGVAKLRSIEDQLAAALLGFLQDWSEQDIEETTKTLQKLAESLRTAARATTAGSINTTDIV
- a CDS encoding MFS transporter, coding for MAATAEMPPAPTVVMTHRQIMEALTGLLAAFFTAIISSTIVANALPTIMSELNGTQTDFAWVITAALLANAATTPIWGKLADLFDKKVLVQLSIVIFVAGSVMAGLSGTIPLLLTARVIQGVAMGGLTAMAMAIIGSIIPPRDRGKYSGYMGAVMAVGTAGGPLLGGFIVDSPLGWRWTFFVCVPLAIVALILLQITLKLPHVRRPARIDWLGSILLTSGVSLLLIWVSFAGNPDYYDWWSWQTGAMVGGGLALLALLVLVESRVPQPIIPLKIISQRTTALAILASIAVGVGMFGSSTFLGQYFQVARGASPTEAGLLTLPMIAGNLIGSVASGQLISRTGKWKRYLVAGSLLLIAGLGLTGTIDHTTELWLTSVYTAILGLGLGLLMQNLVLAVQNTVRAGDIGTASASVAFFRSVGGAIGVSVLGAIMGNRVKQLAAEGLAAAGIPASGGVAASMDLTDMPEPVREIMRAAYGDATAQIFMVSAIVGVVALVAVLFIKEEPLRRTVDIVSPSAAGDGGGDGGGDGGPAAGFTPTAVTAPAPFAPATTGPAPATREPAPAAPTGIVDLDREFVEVLSQQRESRRRAD